DNA from Ignavibacteriales bacterium:
AGTTAACATCAAAAAATCCATCTCGATTAAAATCACCAATTATAAATTTATCTGCAGGATATTTTGTTTGCACAAATATTAATTTATTAAAGGAAGCAATTGCATCACCAAAATAAATTCTGATATTAGATTTTGTACTCACAATTATATCTTTATACTGATCATAATTAATATCAAATACCTTCATTGATAAAACATCTTCATTGATATTTATGCTCCTCAGCTCATTAAAATCATTGCGGGAATTGTTATAAAAAAAATGAAGCTTGTTTTCGATTGAGTTAAGTGCCGCAATATCATCGTAACCGTCTGAATTAAGATCAATAAATTGTGCGTTTTGGAATAATCTATTTGAACAGATTTTTTTTTCTGTTAATAGATTATTCTCGTTTGATATTATTGACAATCCATCAAATAAATTACCAGATAATATAAACGATTGCGAACTGTCTAAATAATTATTTGTGATGCTTATATTTTCTGGATAAGAATCCAATTTTATCTGTGAAACTAACACTGGTTTACCGTCTGATCTAAAATTGTAAATTCCAAGACTCCTATTCTTTCTTGAAGTAAATACAAACGATTCAATAATTTTGTTCGGAGATATTATTGGTTCGATTGAAGAAATTTCCACTGGGAGTAGTAACATTTCTTTAAGATTAAACTTTGTGCCGCTTTTACCATCATACAGCGCAGCAACTTTTTGGGTTGGATTATAAAGCAGTAAATCTGAGTGTTCATCCTGGTTATAATTAAAGCTAAATAATTTTGTAAACCCGGAATCAACACTAAATGAATTTAGTTTACAAAATCCCTTAAACGGTATTTGCGGTGAAATGATTTCTGAGAGTAAAACAAATAATAAGAGTATTTTAAATTTACTTATTCCTGTCTTTAAGGCGGTTCTCTCTTCTTTTGAGAGCTTCATTGTATCTTCTAATTTCGTCTTCAGATTCCGGTAGTGCATCAATTGCCTGAACCGGTTTACCATCACTATCAACACTAACAAAAGTTAAATACGCTGTGTTCGTATGAAATCGGGTGCCTAATCTAAAATTTTGCGCGTAAACTTTTACTCCAACTTCCATTGAGGTTTTAAACACTCTATTAATTGATGAAGTTAAGGTTACCGCATCACCCAATTTTACAGGATTATGAAAATCAATTCTATCAACAGAGGCTGTAACGCAAACTCTTTGATTATGTTTTGCCGCACTTAAAGCGGCGCAAATATCAATCCAATGCATCAACTGTCCGCCTAATAAATTACCAAGCTGGTTTGTATGATTAGGCAGAACAAGTTCAGTCATAATAATTTGTGAATCACTTATTTTTTTTGAGGCTGGCATTATGGATTTACCGAAAGCTTGCTTTCTAATGATTTTTCGATCTTTTCAACATCACTAAAGTTTTTGTGATCCGGATATTTTTGAATAAACTTTTGTGACTCCGTTAACGCTTCGGCGTCTCTTTTTCTATCAACAAGTAAATTTATTTTGTTATAAAGTGCAAGCGGAGCGTATTGTGTATCGTGGTAAATTTCCATAACAGTATCATAATATTTAAACGCCGCTAAATAGTATTCCATCTTATCATAAATGCGAGCGGCTTCATACTCTTTTCTTGCCATCTTATCATTTAATTCTTTTATTCTGATTTCAGCTTCTACAACCCTGGCATTTAGCGGAAAGAAATCTATGAATACTTGAAACTCTTCAACAGCTTTTTTAGAGTACTGCTGATCAAGTGTATAATCAGGTGAAAGTTCATAATAACAATCTGCTAACATATATTGAGCATCCGCTAAAAATTCACTGGAAGGCATTCCCTTTATAAGTTTACTGAACTGATATGCCGCAAGAATATATTCCTCACGCTGAAATCTGGTCATCGCTAAATAATATTGCGCATCATCAACAATACTGCTGCCGGGATACTGAAGAATTATTGATTCAAATTCTTTGACAGCTTCTTCGTAATCTTCGCCGCCATAAAGTTTTATAGCATATGCTAATTTTTCTTCCGGAGTCATATTAGTCGTATCCAGAGTTGAAGAACATGCAAACAGGAATAATGTTACAAATAGTAGTACAAATAAGTTTTTCATTTTACAGTTTATAGGTTTTTTGATGTGCAATTATAACCAAATTGGGTAAGTCTTCAAAGGTATTTATGTTTACTTAGAGCGCACAGTAAAGAATAAAATCACTGTTACAGCGGCAGCGCCAATTGCGACAATTGGTTCTAAAAGACTTGAAAAAAATGGTTCCGGTGGAAGTTCCCCACGGGTAAATGGATAAGATCTGTTCTCCAAATTTTCAACATCTTCAACATTTATTGTGTCGGTTACCGCAAGCTTAAAATCTTTTACCTGTGGATTATTTGAAATAAAATAATTTCCTGAAATTTCGATGGTTCTTTCAGTATAAAAATCACCAAATATTCCATCTTTTTCCGGCTCTGTATAACACACAAATGAATTATCTACAACAAAATTAACTCTAACAAAATTTTTGTCTTCAGAATTATCACCGACTAACTGAATATTATTTCTTAAAAGTTTGCCTCTTACCTGGTTTGCAAAAACAGAATAATCTGTACCAAAATTTAGTTCAAGGTTAACTTTTTTTGCATCACCCAAATCTTTTAACAATTGGCTTGATGCAGAATCAATCAACGTATAAAATTGATTAAGATTTGATTTTGTTTGGGAATAAGCTACTGATTGGCAAAGCAGTAATAAAACTATAAACCGGAGAGATATTTTTATCACTCCGGCTATATTTGAAAAATTGTTTATCATCTGGAACCAAATATTAACAGAAAGATGCTCTTTATCAAGTTGAATTGTCCGTCACCCTGAACTTGTTTCAGGGTCATTCTTATATTTAAAGATGCTGAAATAAATTCAGCATGACCTAAACCTAACGTCTTCCCGCAGCAATTTCCTGCAGCTTTGCAATTCGTTGTTCAACCGGCGGATGTGTTGAAAATAATTTTCCTAATCCACCAAGAAAAGGACTAATTATAAACATATGCGCCGTAGAAGGATTTGTATTCCGCATTGGCTGAACCTGGTTTACCCGGGAAATTTTTTGCAAAGCAGAAGCAAGCGCCAATGGGTTGCCGCTAATTTGTGAACCGCCTGCATCGGCAGCAAACTCCCGCGATCTTGAAATTGACATCTGCAAAAGCATAGCAATAATTGGTGAAAGAACTATCAAGACTAAACCTCCAATACCACCACCCTCTTCATTGTCATCACTTCTACCAAACATTGCAGCCCATCCTGCCATTTGTGCGATGTAAGAAATTGTTCCAACTAAAGTTGCGGCAATCGTGCTTATTAAAATATCACGATGTTTAACGTGTGCAAGTTCATGCGCCATAACTCCGGCAAGTTCTTCGTTATTTAATCCTTGCAAAATTCCGGTTGTAGCAGCCACCGCAGCATTTTGTGGATTTCTACCAGTTGCAAATGCGTTTGGCGTTGGATCATTTATGATATAAACTTTTGGCATTGGCAGATTTGCATTCTGTGCAAGCTGCTCAACCATATCATAAAATTTTGGCGATTGCTCTCTTGTTATCGGTTGGGCGCGATACATTTTAAGGACAATTTTATCCGAAAACCAATACGAACCAAAATTCATTACTAAAGAAAATATGAAAGCTATTGTCATTCCAGATCTGCCGCCGATTGCATATCCAACCAGCAGAAAAAGCGCCATCATCAACGACATTAGAAATACTGTTTTAATTCCGTTCATTTATTATCTATTCTCCGTTTTTTTGTATCAAAGTTAAATTGTAAAGATTGATCAATCAAGTTAAACAGGATTCACTTTGTTTAGATGAGATTTTAGTCACTAAAGATTCTAAATAGCTTAAAGTGAAACATTTTAAAATCTCTAAAGAGTCAGCCCCAGGCAACAATTGAGAAAACAATTTCCCCTTGCCTTTATTTTGGGTTATACTTAAATAGCTGATGAAATTTTGGAGAATTAATGAACAAGGTCATCTTTTTATCCCTTACCTTAATAGTTTTTGGCAATTTTGCATACAGCCAAAACACTTTTGATTTTTTACGCCTTGATGGCAGCGCACGTGCCGGAGCATTGGGTGGAAGTTTTGTTTCCAA
Protein-coding regions in this window:
- a CDS encoding acyl-CoA thioesterase translates to MPASKKISDSQIIMTELVLPNHTNQLGNLLGGQLMHWIDICAALSAAKHNQRVCVTASVDRIDFHNPVKLGDAVTLTSSINRVFKTSMEVGVKVYAQNFRLGTRFHTNTAYLTFVSVDSDGKPVQAIDALPESEDEIRRYNEALKRRENRLKDRNK
- the bamD gene encoding outer membrane protein assembly factor BamD — translated: MKNLFVLLFVTLFLFACSSTLDTTNMTPEEKLAYAIKLYGGEDYEEAVKEFESIILQYPGSSIVDDAQYYLAMTRFQREEYILAAYQFSKLIKGMPSSEFLADAQYMLADCYYELSPDYTLDQQYSKKAVEEFQVFIDFFPLNARVVEAEIRIKELNDKMARKEYEAARIYDKMEYYLAAFKYYDTVMEIYHDTQYAPLALYNKINLLVDRKRDAEALTESQKFIQKYPDHKNFSDVEKIEKSLESKLSVNP
- the htpX gene encoding zinc metalloprotease HtpX; protein product: MNGIKTVFLMSLMMALFLLVGYAIGGRSGMTIAFIFSLVMNFGSYWFSDKIVLKMYRAQPITREQSPKFYDMVEQLAQNANLPMPKVYIINDPTPNAFATGRNPQNAAVAATTGILQGLNNEELAGVMAHELAHVKHRDILISTIAATLVGTISYIAQMAGWAAMFGRSDDNEEGGGIGGLVLIVLSPIIAMLLQMSISRSREFAADAGGSQISGNPLALASALQKISRVNQVQPMRNTNPSTAHMFIISPFLGGLGKLFSTHPPVEQRIAKLQEIAAGRR